The following coding sequences are from one Bacteroidota bacterium window:
- a CDS encoding HlyD family efflux transporter periplasmic adaptor subunit, which yields MSPIEKMEVEDRRLEVRSEAVQEVLTKTPAWIIRAGITVIFLIIVGLLVGTWFIRYPDIITAQFTLTSDQPPARVVARTSGELSRLFVKENQKVKKGEYLAAFKTIVNIDDVAKLKTKLKEFESVLSTPMNYQAVALDSNLFLGELQPDYSAFQRYVYEAIDIFSNDYYGQKIAAIQNQINNYYVMNEKLVQQKRILAEDFSITQNLFNKDQKLYDNKAVSEVEYLNKQSGYLQKKYSFENITINIISNTVQQEEYKKAILDLKQQEIERKRTVLSSVREAYSRMLSQIAQWEQTYIMIAPTDGYVSLFKYWSENQFVNANEEIMTVVSNSDKIKGKVLLSSLGSGKVKLGQLVRVKFEGYPHNEYGVVEGKIVSISKVPRNGQYLLDIELANGLMTTYHKELEFKQEMAGAADIVTDDLRLFERIFNQLKSVLDKIK from the coding sequence GTAAGAAGCGAGGCGGTTCAGGAGGTATTGACTAAAACACCCGCATGGATAATACGCGCAGGTATCACGGTAATTTTTTTAATCATTGTTGGTTTATTAGTTGGAACATGGTTTATTCGTTATCCGGATATTATTACTGCACAATTTACGCTTACTTCCGATCAGCCACCTGCACGAGTTGTGGCACGAACCAGCGGAGAGCTCAGTAGATTGTTTGTTAAAGAAAATCAAAAAGTAAAAAAAGGAGAGTACTTGGCAGCCTTTAAAACTATTGTAAATATTGACGATGTAGCCAAGCTTAAAACCAAACTGAAAGAGTTTGAGTCCGTGCTTTCTACTCCAATGAATTACCAAGCTGTTGCGCTTGATTCCAATTTGTTTTTGGGCGAACTGCAGCCTGATTATTCAGCTTTTCAGCGCTATGTGTATGAGGCGATTGATATTTTTTCGAATGATTATTATGGGCAAAAAATTGCAGCAATTCAGAATCAAATAAACAATTACTATGTAATGAATGAAAAGCTGGTGCAGCAAAAGCGCATACTGGCAGAAGATTTTTCCATTACACAAAATTTATTTAACAAAGACCAAAAGCTCTATGACAACAAGGCTGTAAGCGAAGTAGAATACCTGAATAAACAATCCGGTTATTTACAGAAAAAATATTCATTCGAAAATATTACCATTAATATTATTTCGAATACCGTGCAACAAGAAGAATACAAAAAGGCAATTTTAGATTTAAAGCAACAAGAGATAGAGCGTAAACGAACTGTGCTGTCTTCTGTTCGTGAGGCTTACAGCAGAATGCTATCGCAAATAGCGCAGTGGGAGCAAACCTATATTATGATAGCCCCAACGGATGGATATGTTTCGTTATTTAAATATTGGAGCGAGAATCAGTTTGTGAATGCAAACGAAGAAATAATGACTGTTGTTTCTAACTCAGATAAAATTAAAGGTAAGGTATTGTTATCATCATTAGGCTCAGGAAAGGTTAAGCTAGGGCAATTGGTGCGTGTTAAGTTTGAAGGATATCCGCACAATGAATATGGGGTGGTAGAAGGCAAGATTGTAAGCATTTCTAAAGTGCCTCGTAATGGGCAGTATTTATTAGATATTGAGCTTGCCAATGGATTGATGACTACGTATCACAAAGAGCTGGAGTTTAAACAAGAAATGGCAGGCGCTGCGGATATAGTAACGGATGATCTTCGTTTATTTGAACGAATATTTAACCAGCTAAAGAGTGTGTTAGATAAAATAAAGTAA
- the dcm gene encoding DNA (cytosine-5-)-methyltransferase: MDKYLTLSEASELIGKSKETLRRWDRDGKLSAVREPMSNYRVYKREEVEMLFADFVSKDVKSDVSNHVEPHNDYSVLELFAGAGGLAVGMEKAGLKCVALNEIDKWACQTLRKNRPHWKVLEGDIKSFDFSEYKNKIDVVTGGFPCQAFSYAGKKLGLADARGTLFYEFARVVRQVNPPICIGENVRGLLSHENGKTLQGMISVLDEIGYNVVPVQVLKAINFKVPQKRERLILVGIRKDIDLQYEYPKPYKKIYTLKDALKKGELFDCNVPKSPGAKYPKNKKDVLDLVPQKGYWRDLPLKIQKEFMGGSFYLGGGKTGIARRIGWDEPCLTLTCSPAQKQTERCHPEETRPFTVREYARIQTFPDDWRFEGSLAQQYKQIGNAVPVNLGKEVGLSIVKFLNEYYSKLKRK; this comes from the coding sequence ATGGATAAATATTTAACGCTTTCAGAAGCATCTGAACTCATTGGTAAAAGTAAAGAAACTCTCAGACGTTGGGATAGAGATGGGAAATTGTCGGCTGTTCGTGAACCAATGAGTAACTATAGAGTTTATAAAAGGGAGGAGGTCGAAATGCTTTTTGCAGACTTTGTTAGTAAAGACGTGAAAAGTGATGTTTCTAATCATGTCGAGCCCCATAATGATTATTCAGTTTTAGAATTGTTTGCTGGAGCTGGTGGTCTTGCTGTCGGTATGGAAAAAGCGGGATTGAAATGTGTCGCATTGAATGAAATTGATAAATGGGCTTGTCAAACTTTGCGAAAAAATCGTCCGCATTGGAAGGTATTAGAAGGTGATATAAAGTCTTTTGATTTTTCTGAATACAAAAACAAAATTGATGTCGTTACTGGTGGCTTTCCTTGTCAAGCATTTAGTTACGCAGGAAAAAAATTAGGTCTTGCAGATGCAAGAGGAACACTTTTTTATGAATTTGCAAGAGTTGTAAGGCAGGTCAATCCTCCGATTTGTATTGGTGAAAATGTTCGTGGCTTGTTAAGCCACGAAAACGGCAAAACATTACAAGGCATGATTTCTGTTTTAGATGAAATTGGGTACAATGTTGTTCCTGTTCAAGTTTTAAAAGCTATTAATTTTAAAGTACCTCAGAAAAGAGAAAGATTAATTTTGGTAGGAATTAGAAAAGATATTGATTTGCAATATGAATATCCAAAACCATATAAAAAAATTTACACCTTGAAAGATGCATTGAAAAAAGGCGAATTATTTGATTGCAATGTTCCAAAATCTCCAGGTGCAAAATACCCAAAAAACAAAAAAGATGTTTTAGATTTAGTTCCTCAAAAGGGTTATTGGAGAGACTTGCCTCTGAAAATTCAAAAAGAATTTATGGGCGGAAGTTTTTATTTAGGTGGTGGGAAAACAGGTATTGCAAGGAGAATTGGTTGGGACGAACCCTGTCTAACACTTACTTGCAGCCCAGCACAAAAACAAACAGAAAGATGTCATCCCGAAGAAACCCGTCCTTTTACTGTTCGTGAATATGCAAGAATTCAAACATTTCCAGATGATTGGAGATTTGAAGGTTCATTAGCACAGCAATATAAACAAATTGGCAATGCAGTTCCCGTTAACTTAGGAAAAGAAGTTGGTCTTTCTATCGTAAAATTTCTGAATGAATATTATTCAAAGTTAAAACGTAAATAG
- a CDS encoding restriction endonuclease, with the protein MKQNELLKEIVIYFEKNIFENHVNASLKTHSKLKSYNINPIVVKYLSKVLEGNYSPEGVAKALYYPRVLGTSINTSFGTRIQNMFVELEIAEGSKIKGMDIEFIDKIDKRRKWCQLKSGPNTINSEDVQPLIKKFTTTINLARTNKSLKGISNNDFIVGVLYGESAELSMHYKEIDKTHPVIIGKEFWHRVTGFPNFYNGLVAELHKSINSLDTKDFINKGCEELAEEIRKSPLFTF; encoded by the coding sequence ATGAAACAAAATGAGTTGCTAAAAGAAATAGTTATATATTTTGAAAAAAATATTTTTGAGAACCATGTAAATGCTTCTTTAAAAACTCATTCAAAATTGAAATCTTACAATATAAATCCAATTGTTGTAAAGTATTTATCCAAAGTTTTAGAAGGTAACTATAGTCCTGAAGGAGTTGCTAAAGCTCTTTATTATCCTAGAGTATTAGGCACATCAATAAACACATCATTTGGAACAAGAATTCAAAATATGTTTGTTGAATTGGAAATTGCTGAAGGTTCAAAAATTAAAGGTATGGACATTGAGTTTATTGATAAAATAGACAAAAGAAGAAAATGGTGTCAACTTAAATCAGGACCTAATACAATTAATTCTGAAGATGTTCAGCCACTCATAAAAAAGTTTACAACTACAATTAATTTAGCAAGAACCAATAAATCTCTTAAAGGAATTAGTAATAATGATTTTATTGTAGGTGTGCTTTATGGTGAAAGTGCTGAATTAAGTATGCATTACAAAGAAATTGACAAAACCCATCCTGTTATAATTGGAAAAGAATTTTGGCACCGAGTTACTGGTTTTCCAAATTTCTATAATGGTTTGGTAGCAGAACTTCATAAAAGCATTAACAGTCTTGATACAAAAGATTTTATAAATAAAGGTTGCGAAGAACTTGCTGAAGAAATCAGAAAATCTCCACTATTTACGTTTTAA
- a CDS encoding aldehyde dehydrogenase, translating into MEDITRKDIEYVLQQQRAFFATHQTKNCAFRVEALKKLKNAIIKYESKIADALSKDLRKSFEEAYLTEISIVLEEITNHIKNIGYWSSPKGVSTPFYLFPSSSKIQYEPLGVALVIAPWNYPFQLLMNPLVGAISAGCCAILKPSPHAPHTAKVMEDLLKEIFPANYVAVVQGGREVNEMLLEQKFDTIFFTGSSAVGKVVMKAAAQHLTPVVLELGGKSPCIVDKEANIDLAAKRIIWGKTINAGQSCIAPDYVFVHQSVKEELVKKMVEHIHKMFGKNIQESKHYPRIVTVEAFDRIEKLITQGTILFGGRTDRNDKFIEPTLLDNCKPESPIMQEEIFGPVLPILAFENISEVVTYINSKEKPLALYYFGATKKANEVLSKTTAGGVCINDTMMHIANHHLPFGGVGNSGLNKYHGKESFLAFSNAKGIVSTPTWIDLPFKYVPFKFFKLLKKFI; encoded by the coding sequence ATGGAAGATATAACTCGAAAGGATATTGAATATGTTTTACAACAGCAACGTGCATTTTTTGCTACGCATCAAACAAAGAATTGTGCATTTAGAGTTGAAGCATTAAAAAAACTAAAAAATGCTATTATAAAATACGAATCGAAAATTGCAGATGCACTTTCGAAAGACTTGCGCAAATCATTTGAAGAGGCTTACTTAACAGAAATAAGCATTGTTTTAGAAGAAATTACAAATCATATAAAGAATATAGGCTACTGGTCGTCTCCCAAAGGAGTTTCAACTCCATTTTATTTATTTCCTTCTAGTAGTAAAATACAATACGAACCTTTAGGTGTTGCGCTTGTAATTGCTCCGTGGAATTACCCTTTTCAATTGTTGATGAATCCTCTTGTTGGTGCTATCTCTGCCGGATGTTGTGCTATTTTAAAACCTTCTCCTCATGCTCCGCATACCGCAAAAGTGATGGAAGACTTGTTAAAAGAAATTTTTCCGGCTAATTATGTAGCTGTTGTGCAAGGTGGAAGAGAAGTAAATGAAATGTTGCTCGAACAAAAGTTTGATACTATATTTTTTACAGGAAGCAGTGCGGTTGGAAAAGTTGTGATGAAGGCTGCAGCCCAACACCTTACTCCAGTTGTATTAGAGCTTGGAGGAAAAAGTCCCTGTATTGTAGATAAAGAGGCAAATATTGATTTGGCGGCTAAACGAATTATTTGGGGCAAAACAATTAATGCCGGTCAATCTTGCATTGCGCCTGATTATGTATTTGTACATCAATCAGTAAAAGAAGAATTGGTAAAGAAAATGGTGGAGCACATCCACAAAATGTTTGGAAAAAATATCCAAGAAAGCAAGCACTATCCTCGCATTGTTACTGTAGAGGCATTTGATCGCATTGAAAAATTAATAACCCAAGGAACCATTTTATTTGGTGGAAGAACAGACAGAAACGATAAGTTTATCGAACCTACTCTCTTAGATAATTGTAAGCCGGAGTCCCCAATAATGCAGGAAGAGATTTTCGGCCCTGTATTACCAATACTTGCATTTGAAAACATAAGCGAAGTAGTAACATATATTAACTCTAAAGAAAAACCGTTGGCACTTTATTATTTTGGAGCAACAAAAAAAGCAAACGAAGTGCTTTCAAAAACTACTGCCGGAGGTGTTTGCATTAACGACACCATGATGCATATTGCCAATCACCACTTACCTTTTGGGGGAGTAGGAAACAGCGGCTTAAATAAATACCACGGCAAAGAAAGTTTTTTAGCTTTTAGCAATGCAAAAGGAATTGTGAGCACACCTACTTGGATTGACTTACCTTTTAAATACGTGCCGTTTAAGTTTTTTAAATTATTGAAAAAATTTATTTAG
- a CDS encoding carbon-nitrogen hydrolase, with product MKKILIIIVLVIGVWIFWATIGRSEEWTESKSFIEQQESITLDSSCSRHIVGIQPYMLTTDYASEKHFYEKLNTYFEAAQEAGYFNEKTVVVLPEYLGTWLVVNGEKKSALHATTVTNAMTIMVLSNPIKFIRSLFNGKGEKDAFAAAIFKMKATTMSAIYCNVFKTLASKYQVAISAGSIVLPSPTIKNENEINVDITQPLYNCSFVFNANGTIDPQIVKKSFLIDSELSFLQAHPINQLPIYNLPIGKTSVLICADSWYPESYEQLNKLMPEIVLVGSFCVGNKTMNAVWNGYNGSENPADVEKSDLGKITEQQAWIKYAMPGRISSTKTPLGVNVFLKGELWDLGADGNPFIVREGKLQDVKSSAKAGIWNVCF from the coding sequence ATGAAAAAGATTTTAATTATAATAGTACTTGTTATTGGAGTATGGATATTTTGGGCAACCATAGGACGTTCAGAAGAATGGACAGAATCTAAATCATTCATTGAGCAGCAAGAGTCAATTACGCTAGATTCCTCATGTAGCAGGCACATTGTAGGCATACAACCTTACATGCTTACAACTGATTATGCTTCGGAAAAACATTTTTACGAAAAACTAAATACCTATTTTGAAGCTGCTCAAGAGGCTGGTTACTTTAACGAAAAAACAGTTGTAGTGCTACCGGAATACCTAGGCACCTGGCTTGTTGTAAATGGAGAGAAAAAAAGTGCATTGCATGCAACAACCGTTACTAATGCAATGACCATAATGGTTTTGAGCAATCCAATAAAATTTATTCGTTCTCTTTTTAATGGCAAAGGCGAAAAAGATGCATTTGCAGCTGCAATTTTTAAAATGAAAGCCACTACTATGTCTGCAATCTATTGCAATGTATTTAAAACATTGGCTAGCAAATACCAAGTTGCCATTAGTGCAGGCTCTATCGTACTTCCGTCTCCAACTATTAAAAACGAAAACGAAATAAATGTAGACATTACACAACCACTTTACAATTGCAGCTTTGTATTCAATGCAAACGGAACTATCGATCCACAAATTGTAAAAAAATCTTTTTTAATTGATAGCGAATTATCGTTTTTGCAAGCACATCCTATCAATCAACTTCCGATATACAACTTACCTATAGGAAAAACCAGCGTACTTATATGTGCCGATTCATGGTATCCCGAAAGCTATGAGCAGCTAAACAAACTAATGCCCGAAATAGTTTTGGTGGGCTCTTTCTGTGTTGGCAATAAAACAATGAATGCAGTTTGGAATGGATACAATGGCTCCGAAAATCCTGCCGATGTTGAAAAATCAGACCTTGGAAAAATTACCGAACAGCAAGCCTGGATAAAGTATGCTATGCCGGGAAGGATAAGCAGTACAAAAACTCCGCTTGGTGTAAATGTATTTCTTAAAGGAGAATTGTGGGATTTAGGCGCGGATGGAAATCCTTTTATTGTAAGAGAAGGAAAATTGCAGGATGTAAAAAGCTCTGCAAAGGCCGGAATTTGGAATGTATGTTTTTAA